One window from the genome of Sphingomicrobium arenosum encodes:
- a CDS encoding ArsR/SmtB family transcription factor produces the protein MDILALFQALADESRLRICRLLTEMELTVGEIAQALGQSQPRVSRHLRILDEAGIVARRKEGAWTFVTLRLEEGSPVRQLLDAADGDIARAIAADAKRLEAIRIERAETASRWFNARAEQWGLLSKLHAPEEKIEAAMVKALKGRPLGRLVDVGTGTGRMLELFSPGAAEAIGIDRSPDMLRIARVRLEAAGDDVQASLRQGDMFALPLSDGAADTVILHQVLHFAHQPRAAIDEAARVLGPGGRLVLVDFEAHGREELRRDHGHQRLGFSDEGIEQMLSFAGLAPRAPVKVEGGELTVTIWTADRPAKKRRAA, from the coding sequence ATGGACATATTGGCACTTTTCCAAGCCCTCGCCGATGAGAGCCGCTTGCGCATCTGCAGGCTCCTCACCGAGATGGAGTTGACGGTCGGCGAGATCGCGCAGGCGCTCGGCCAATCGCAGCCGCGCGTGTCGCGTCATTTGCGAATCCTCGACGAGGCGGGAATCGTCGCGCGTCGCAAGGAAGGGGCGTGGACCTTCGTCACGCTGCGGCTCGAGGAAGGCTCGCCGGTGCGGCAGCTTCTCGACGCCGCCGATGGCGATATCGCCCGCGCCATCGCCGCCGACGCCAAGCGATTGGAAGCGATCCGCATCGAGCGTGCCGAGACCGCGAGCCGCTGGTTCAACGCGCGCGCGGAGCAATGGGGACTGTTGAGCAAGCTCCACGCGCCCGAGGAGAAGATCGAGGCGGCCATGGTGAAGGCGCTGAAAGGGCGCCCGCTCGGGCGGCTGGTCGATGTCGGCACTGGCACCGGGCGTATGCTCGAACTGTTTTCGCCGGGCGCGGCCGAAGCGATCGGCATCGATCGCTCGCCCGACATGCTGCGCATCGCGCGGGTTCGCCTCGAGGCGGCGGGTGACGACGTGCAGGCGAGCCTGCGGCAGGGCGACATGTTCGCGCTGCCGCTGAGCGACGGCGCCGCCGACACGGTTATCCTCCACCAGGTGCTGCATTTCGCGCACCAGCCGCGCGCCGCGATCGACGAGGCCGCGCGGGTGCTGGGGCCGGGGGGGCGGCTCGTGCTGGTCGATTTCGAGGCGCATGGCCGCGAGGAATTGCGCCGGGACCACGGCCATCAGCGATTGGGTTTTTCGGATGAAGGGATCGAACAGATGTTGAGCTTCGCGGGACTTGCGCCGCGCGCGCCGGTCAAGGTCGAAGGCGGCGAACTGACGGTCACGATCTGGACTGCCGATCGGCCCGCAAAGAAGCGGAGGGCGGCATGA
- a CDS encoding amidohydrolase, with amino-acid sequence MTRMILLAASTAATALLAAPAQADTLYHNLDGLHASASGELQRFAGMIVDDDGRIVALVEPGGALPSAVDEMVDLQGAHVLPGLIDAHGHVMGLGLAALDTELDLTGTASIEELQQRVAAHAAAHPDLPWITGRGWNQELFSDGRLPSAADLDAVVADRPVWLGRVDGHAAVGNSAAMRLAGITAETADPDGGAVLRDEAGQATGVFVDAAEALVNVHIPAPDAARMDAALIAAQDFLLSQGITAIADMGTSIADWHAFRRAGDADALNVRIMSYAAASAPAAAIAGTGPTPWLYDDRLRMGGIKLYSDGALGSRGALLKADYEDDHGNRGLPVMSGEQLREQAGWAAERGFQLAIHAIGDAANAEVISIFEELGSGHEARHRIEHVQILDPADLPRLSAAGIIASMQPVHQTSDWQMAEKRLGMDRLGGAYAWKSLLDAGTRLALGSDVPVEHPNPFVGLKVAVTREDAQGSPRGGWRAQEALTLGQALAGFTGWAAYAGMADGRFGSLQPGAHADFIIVDRDISAVSPQAIADTEVIATYVDGEAVWVAP; translated from the coding sequence ATGACCCGCATGATCCTCCTCGCGGCGAGCACCGCCGCCACCGCCCTCCTCGCCGCGCCCGCGCAGGCCGACACGCTCTATCACAATCTCGATGGGCTCCATGCCAGCGCGTCGGGCGAGCTCCAGCGTTTTGCCGGGATGATCGTCGACGATGACGGGCGCATCGTGGCGCTTGTCGAGCCGGGCGGCGCGCTGCCCTCGGCGGTGGACGAAATGGTCGACCTTCAAGGAGCGCATGTGCTGCCCGGCCTGATCGATGCGCATGGCCATGTCATGGGGCTCGGTCTCGCCGCGCTCGACACCGAGCTCGACCTCACCGGTACCGCCTCGATCGAGGAGCTCCAGCAGCGGGTGGCCGCCCATGCCGCCGCGCATCCCGATTTGCCGTGGATCACCGGGCGCGGCTGGAACCAGGAATTGTTCAGCGATGGACGCCTGCCCAGCGCCGCCGATCTCGACGCGGTGGTGGCGGACCGGCCCGTCTGGCTCGGCCGCGTCGATGGCCATGCCGCCGTCGGCAACAGCGCGGCCATGCGCCTTGCGGGCATCACTGCCGAGACCGCCGATCCCGATGGCGGCGCGGTCCTGCGCGATGAGGCTGGCCAAGCGACCGGCGTGTTCGTCGATGCCGCCGAGGCGCTGGTCAATGTGCATATCCCCGCCCCCGATGCGGCGCGGATGGACGCCGCGCTGATCGCCGCGCAGGACTTCCTGCTCAGCCAGGGCATCACCGCCATCGCCGACATGGGCACGAGCATTGCCGACTGGCACGCCTTTCGCCGCGCGGGCGATGCCGATGCGCTGAATGTTCGGATCATGAGCTATGCGGCGGCAAGCGCACCCGCCGCCGCCATCGCGGGGACGGGGCCGACGCCGTGGCTTTATGACGATCGGCTGCGCATGGGGGGCATCAAGCTCTATTCGGACGGTGCGCTGGGGTCGCGCGGCGCGCTGTTGAAGGCCGATTACGAGGACGATCATGGCAATCGCGGCCTGCCCGTCATGTCGGGCGAGCAATTGCGCGAACAAGCAGGCTGGGCCGCCGAGCGCGGCTTCCAACTCGCCATCCACGCCATCGGCGATGCCGCCAATGCCGAGGTGATCTCAATCTTCGAGGAACTGGGTAGCGGCCACGAGGCGCGCCACCGCATCGAGCATGTCCAGATCCTCGACCCCGCCGACCTCCCCCGCCTGTCCGCCGCCGGGATCATCGCCTCGATGCAGCCGGTGCACCAGACCTCGGACTGGCAGATGGCGGAAAAGCGGCTCGGGATGGATCGCCTCGGCGGGGCCTATGCGTGGAAGAGCCTGCTCGATGCGGGCACGCGGCTCGCGCTCGGCTCGGACGTCCCGGTCGAGCATCCCAACCCCTTCGTCGGCTTGAAGGTCGCGGTGACCCGCGAGGATGCGCAAGGGTCGCCGCGCGGCGGCTGGCGCGCGCAGGAGGCGCTGACGCTGGGGCAGGCGCTGGCAGGCTTCACCGGCTGGGCGGCCTATGCGGGGATGGCCGACGGGCGCTTCGGCAGCCTTCAGCCCGGCGCGCATGCCGATTTCATCATCGTCGATCGCGACATCTCGGCGGTGTCGCCGCAGGCCATCGCCGACACTGAGGTCATCGCCACCTATGTCGACGGCGAGGCGGTCTGGGTCGCGCCCTAG
- the metH gene encoding methionine synthase → MSVDASRFVMIGERTNVTGSARFKKLILSGDYEAAVEVARQQVENGAMVVDVNMDEALLDGAEAMATFLKRITAEPDIARVPVMVDSSKWSVIEAGLQCVSGKPIVNSISLKEGEAEFLRLAAKVRDYGAAVVVMAFDETGQADTKARKVEICKRAYDLLVANDFPAHDIIFDPNIFAVATGIDEHRRYGVDFIEAVREIKAGCPEVQISGGLSNLSFSFRGNETVRRALHSVFLYHAIPAGLSMAIVNAGQLDVYDEIDPELRDACEDVLFDRDEGATDRLIELAQSYQGQGAKASAKDDSWRELPVEARLEHALVKGLDAQIEADVEEARQQAARALDVIEGPLMDGMNRVGDLFGSGKMFLPQVVKSARVMKKAVAVLLPHIEAENAGGQRAAKGRILLATVKGDVHDIGKNIVGVVLQCNGYEIVDLGVMVGWPDILAAARRHECDIIGLSGLITPSLDEMVHNASEMEREGLDLPLLIGGATTSRVHTALKIAPAYSGPVIHVNDASRAVGVAARLMGEERASYAAEVADDYAKVRAGREGKGKGAIATLAAARANGFTLDPEGVAHAPASLERHQWDAWDLADLREAIDWTPFFRAWELHGNYPAILEDAVVGEAARALFADAQAMLDDIVAGQWLTARGVAQLWPARRDGDDIIAGDTRLPMLRQQVKKREGRPNMCLADFIADKDDHVGGFAVAIHGAEERAKVYEAAGDDYRAILLKSLADRFAEAFAERLHQHVRTRQWGYAAGEQCSNDELIAERYRGIRPAPGYPACPDHGLKPILFDLLGGNPAGISLTESMAMWPASAVSGFYFGHRDAAYFGVARVGRDQLEDYATRCGIDLDTAKKRLSPNLDEEAAAG, encoded by the coding sequence ATGAGCGTGGATGCCAGCCGCTTCGTGATGATCGGCGAGCGGACCAATGTCACCGGCTCCGCGCGCTTCAAGAAACTCATCCTGTCAGGCGATTACGAGGCCGCCGTCGAGGTCGCGCGCCAACAGGTCGAAAATGGCGCGATGGTCGTCGACGTCAACATGGACGAGGCGCTCTTGGACGGCGCCGAGGCGATGGCGACTTTTTTGAAGCGCATCACCGCCGAGCCCGACATCGCCCGCGTGCCCGTCATGGTCGACAGCTCCAAATGGTCGGTGATCGAGGCAGGGCTCCAATGCGTTTCGGGCAAGCCCATCGTCAACTCGATCAGCCTGAAGGAAGGGGAAGCGGAATTTCTGCGCCTCGCCGCCAAGGTGCGCGATTATGGGGCCGCCGTCGTGGTCATGGCCTTTGACGAGACGGGCCAGGCCGACACCAAGGCGCGCAAGGTCGAGATCTGCAAGCGCGCCTACGACCTGCTCGTCGCCAACGACTTTCCCGCGCATGACATCATCTTCGACCCCAATATCTTCGCGGTGGCGACGGGGATCGACGAGCATCGCCGCTATGGCGTCGACTTCATCGAGGCAGTGCGCGAGATCAAGGCCGGGTGTCCTGAAGTGCAAATCTCGGGCGGGCTGTCGAACCTCAGCTTCTCCTTTCGCGGCAACGAGACGGTGCGCCGCGCGCTGCACAGCGTCTTTCTCTACCACGCCATCCCGGCGGGGCTGTCGATGGCGATCGTCAATGCGGGGCAATTGGACGTCTATGACGAGATCGACCCCGAATTGCGCGACGCCTGCGAGGATGTGCTGTTCGACCGCGACGAGGGGGCCACCGACCGGCTGATCGAGCTGGCGCAGAGTTATCAGGGGCAGGGGGCGAAGGCTTCGGCCAAGGACGACAGCTGGCGCGAACTGCCCGTCGAGGCGCGGCTCGAACATGCGCTGGTCAAGGGGCTCGACGCGCAGATCGAGGCTGATGTCGAGGAGGCGCGGCAGCAGGCGGCCCGGGCGCTCGACGTCATCGAAGGCCCGCTGATGGACGGCATGAACCGCGTCGGCGACCTGTTCGGCTCGGGCAAGATGTTCCTGCCCCAGGTCGTGAAATCGGCGCGCGTCATGAAAAAGGCGGTGGCGGTGCTGCTGCCCCATATCGAGGCCGAGAATGCAGGCGGCCAGCGCGCGGCCAAGGGTCGAATTCTGCTCGCCACCGTGAAGGGCGACGTCCACGATATCGGCAAGAATATCGTCGGCGTCGTGCTCCAGTGCAACGGGTACGAGATCGTCGACCTCGGCGTGATGGTCGGCTGGCCCGACATCCTCGCCGCGGCCAGACGCCACGAATGCGACATCATTGGCCTGTCGGGCCTCATCACGCCTAGCCTCGATGAAATGGTCCATAATGCCAGCGAGATGGAGCGCGAGGGGCTGGACCTGCCGCTGCTCATCGGCGGGGCGACGACCAGCCGGGTACATACCGCGCTCAAGATCGCGCCCGCTTATTCGGGGCCGGTCATCCATGTGAACGACGCGAGCCGCGCGGTCGGCGTGGCCGCCAGGCTCATGGGCGAGGAGCGCGCGTCCTATGCCGCCGAGGTGGCGGACGATTATGCCAAGGTGCGCGCCGGGCGCGAGGGCAAGGGCAAGGGCGCCATCGCTACCCTCGCCGCTGCGCGCGCCAACGGTTTCACCCTCGATCCCGAGGGCGTGGCGCACGCGCCCGCCAGCCTCGAACGTCATCAATGGGACGCCTGGGACCTCGCCGACCTGCGCGAGGCGATCGACTGGACGCCCTTCTTCCGTGCCTGGGAATTGCACGGCAATTATCCCGCGATTCTCGAGGATGCAGTCGTCGGCGAGGCGGCGCGCGCGCTCTTCGCCGATGCACAGGCGATGCTCGACGACATCGTCGCGGGCCAATGGCTCACCGCGCGCGGCGTCGCGCAGCTGTGGCCAGCGCGCCGCGACGGCGATGACATCATCGCGGGCGACACCCGCCTGCCGATGCTGCGCCAGCAGGTGAAGAAGCGCGAGGGTCGCCCCAACATGTGCCTCGCCGATTTCATCGCCGACAAGGACGATCATGTCGGCGGCTTCGCGGTCGCCATCCATGGCGCCGAAGAGCGCGCCAAGGTCTATGAGGCCGCAGGCGACGATTATCGCGCGATCCTCCTGAAATCGCTCGCCGACCGCTTCGCCGAGGCCTTCGCCGAACGGCTGCACCAGCATGTCCGCACCCGCCAATGGGGCTATGCCGCCGGCGAGCAATGCTCGAACGACGAGCTCATCGCCGAGCGTTATCGCGGCATCCGCCCCGCGCCCGGCTACCCCGCCTGTCCCGACCATGGGCTGAAACCGATCCTGTTCGACCTCTTGGGCGGCAACCCTGCCGGGATCAGCCTGACCGAGAGCATGGCGATGTGGCCCGCGAGCGCAGTCTCGGGCTTCTATTTCGGCCATCGCGACGCCGCCTATTTCGGCGTGGCGCGGGTCGGGCGCGACCAGCTCGAGGACTATGCGACGCGATGCGGCATCGACCTCGATACCGCCAAAAAGCGGTTGTCGCCCAATCTCGACGAAGAGGCAGCGGCAGGCTAG
- a CDS encoding homocysteine S-methyltransferase family protein, producing MSKADELRALSRTRVLVKDGAYGTAIQALGLGETQFRGCVALEREQRGNNDLLNLTQPEAIETICTAYAQAGAHVLATNSFNANAISQADYGAAHLVHDINVEGARIVRAVADRFATPEAPRFVAGAVGPTNKTLSLSPDVADPGYREVGFDEVVQVYEGQVRSLAEGGVDFILIETVFDTLNAKAGIMAVRNVERELGRDLPIMLSMTLTDLSGRNLSGHTVEAFWASVRHARPLTIGLNCSFGAEALRPHLKVLSAEADTLVMAYPNAGLPNDLGQYDEGPGETRAQVAEWLDEGLVDVVGGCCGTTPAHIAEIASAVAGAAPRQLAAPQDSMLLAGLEPLEVRA from the coding sequence ATGAGCAAGGCCGACGAACTGAGGGCGCTCAGCCGCACCCGCGTGCTGGTGAAGGACGGCGCCTATGGCACCGCCATCCAGGCACTGGGGCTCGGCGAAACGCAATTTCGTGGGTGTGTCGCGCTGGAACGCGAGCAACGCGGCAACAACGACCTGTTGAACCTCACCCAGCCCGAGGCGATCGAGACGATTTGCACCGCTTATGCGCAGGCCGGGGCGCATGTGCTCGCGACCAACAGCTTCAACGCCAATGCGATCAGCCAGGCCGATTATGGCGCCGCGCATCTCGTCCACGACATCAATGTCGAGGGCGCGCGGATCGTGCGCGCGGTGGCGGACCGCTTCGCCACTCCCGAGGCACCGCGTTTCGTCGCGGGCGCGGTGGGGCCGACCAACAAGACGCTGTCGCTGTCGCCCGACGTCGCCGACCCCGGCTATCGCGAGGTCGGCTTCGATGAAGTGGTGCAGGTCTATGAAGGCCAGGTGCGCAGCCTTGCCGAGGGCGGGGTGGATTTCATCCTCATCGAAACCGTCTTCGACACGCTGAATGCCAAGGCGGGCATCATGGCGGTCAGGAATGTCGAGCGCGAATTGGGCCGCGACCTGCCGATCATGCTGTCGATGACGCTGACCGACCTGTCGGGCCGCAACCTGTCGGGCCATACGGTCGAGGCCTTCTGGGCCAGCGTGCGCCACGCCCGCCCGCTCACCATCGGCCTCAACTGCTCCTTCGGCGCCGAAGCGCTGCGCCCGCATTTGAAGGTGTTGAGCGCTGAGGCCGATACGCTCGTCATGGCCTATCCCAATGCGGGGCTGCCCAACGATCTCGGCCAATATGACGAGGGGCCGGGCGAAACCCGCGCGCAGGTCGCCGAATGGCTGGACGAAGGGCTCGTCGATGTGGTCGGCGGCTGCTGTGGCACCACGCCCGCGCATATCGCCGAGATCGCCAGCGCGGTCGCAGGCGCCGCGCCGCGCCAGCTTGCCGCGCCCCAGGATTCCATGCTGCTCGCCGGGCTCGAACCGCTCGAGGTGCGCGCATGA
- a CDS encoding threonine ammonia-lyase: protein MEKDITVEDVRAAAARIEGHVVKTPMAKSRTLSEIIGTEVWLKFENYQFTAAYKERGALNKLCQLTDAEKKRGVIAASAGNHAQAVAYHGARLGIPVTIVMPRPTPTIKVEQTEGHGANVVLEGKVFDDAYAHAQMLADEKGYVFVHPFDDPDVIAGQGTVGLEMLAKVPDLDVLVVPIGGGGLMSGIAIAAKDHNPDIEIVGVEAAMFPAMKNIIEGKKSVMGGDTLAEGIAVKEPGRITRAIIRDLVDRIELVEEAAIEHAVALLVGIEKTVVEGAGAAGLAHLLAEPGRYEGKKVGTVLCGGNIDPHLLSNVLVRELVRCGRIARLKIEAEDRPGALAAITRTFHECGVNIIETNHHRVFTALPAKDTLIEVECEARDAAAIDNLIDKLTEGGFKVRREAVL from the coding sequence ATGGAGAAGGATATCACTGTCGAGGACGTGCGCGCCGCCGCCGCACGGATCGAGGGCCATGTCGTGAAAACGCCGATGGCCAAGTCGCGCACGCTGAGCGAGATCATCGGGACCGAGGTCTGGCTCAAGTTCGAGAATTACCAGTTCACCGCCGCCTACAAGGAGCGCGGCGCCCTGAACAAGCTGTGCCAGCTGACCGATGCCGAAAAGAAACGCGGCGTGATCGCGGCGAGCGCCGGCAACCATGCCCAGGCGGTCGCCTATCACGGCGCACGATTGGGCATTCCCGTCACCATCGTGATGCCGCGCCCCACCCCGACCATCAAGGTCGAGCAGACCGAGGGCCATGGCGCCAATGTCGTGCTCGAAGGCAAGGTGTTCGATGATGCCTATGCCCATGCCCAGATGCTCGCCGACGAGAAAGGCTATGTCTTCGTCCACCCCTTCGATGATCCCGACGTGATCGCCGGGCAGGGGACAGTGGGCCTCGAGATGCTGGCCAAGGTGCCCGACCTCGACGTGCTGGTCGTGCCGATCGGCGGCGGCGGGCTGATGAGCGGCATCGCGATTGCCGCCAAGGACCACAATCCCGACATCGAGATCGTCGGCGTCGAGGCCGCCATGTTCCCCGCGATGAAGAACATCATCGAGGGCAAGAAGAGCGTGATGGGCGGCGACACGCTGGCCGAGGGCATCGCGGTCAAGGAGCCGGGCAGGATCACGCGGGCGATCATCCGAGACCTCGTCGATCGCATCGAACTGGTCGAGGAAGCGGCGATCGAACATGCCGTCGCGCTGCTCGTCGGGATCGAGAAGACCGTGGTCGAGGGGGCAGGGGCCGCGGGCCTCGCGCACCTCCTCGCCGAGCCGGGGCGCTACGAAGGCAAGAAGGTCGGCACCGTCCTGTGCGGCGGCAATATCGACCCGCACCTCCTCTCCAACGTTCTCGTGCGCGAGCTGGTGCGCTGCGGCCGTATCGCGAGGCTCAAGATCGAGGCGGAGGATCGCCCCGGCGCGCTCGCCGCCATCACCCGCACCTTCCACGAATGCGGGGTCAATATCATCGAGACCAACCACCACCGCGTCTTCACCGCACTACCCGCCAAGGACACGTTGATCGAGGTCGAATGCGAGGCGCGCGACGCCGCCGCGATCGACAATCTCATCGACAAGTTGACCGAGGGCGGATTCAAGGTCCGGCGCGAGGCGGTGCTGTAA
- the metF gene encoding methylenetetrahydrofolate reductase [NAD(P)H]: protein MTDTTADAPPPLFERPAGDIDVSFEFFPPKTEKMNEKLWDAVEKLEPLAPRFVSVTYGAGGSTRERTHQTVKRIVEETSLTPAAHLTCVGASRAEVQGIARDYWEAGVRHIVALRGDAPEGEAFAPHPDGYANAAELVAGLKEVADFDLSVAAYPECHPEALSFEKDLDHLLRKIDAGATRAISQFFFDPAPFFRLRDALAARGREIELVPGILPVSNVAQTRKFAGLCGAQIPGWMERRFDGLDDNPQARELVAATIAAELCGQLYAGGVRHFHFYTLNRANLSYAICRLLGVQPGPIPE from the coding sequence ATGACCGACACCACCGCCGATGCCCCCCCGCCGCTGTTCGAACGCCCCGCGGGCGACATCGATGTCAGCTTCGAATTCTTCCCGCCCAAGACCGAGAAGATGAACGAGAAACTGTGGGACGCGGTCGAGAAGCTCGAACCGCTTGCCCCGCGTTTCGTCTCGGTCACCTATGGCGCTGGCGGCTCGACGCGAGAACGTACGCACCAGACGGTCAAGCGCATCGTCGAGGAAACGAGCCTCACTCCCGCCGCGCACCTCACCTGCGTCGGCGCGAGCCGCGCGGAAGTGCAGGGCATCGCGCGCGACTATTGGGAGGCGGGCGTGCGCCATATCGTCGCGCTGCGCGGCGATGCGCCCGAGGGCGAGGCCTTCGCGCCGCACCCGGACGGCTATGCCAATGCCGCCGAGCTGGTCGCGGGGCTGAAAGAGGTCGCCGATTTCGACCTGTCGGTCGCCGCCTATCCCGAATGCCATCCCGAGGCGCTGAGCTTCGAGAAGGATCTCGACCATCTCCTGCGAAAGATCGACGCCGGGGCGACCCGCGCGATCAGCCAGTTCTTCTTCGACCCCGCGCCCTTCTTCCGGCTACGCGACGCGCTCGCCGCGCGCGGGCGCGAGATCGAATTGGTGCCGGGCATCCTGCCGGTCTCGAACGTCGCGCAGACGCGCAAGTTCGCGGGGCTTTGCGGCGCGCAGATCCCGGGGTGGATGGAGCGCCGCTTCGACGGGCTCGACGACAATCCGCAGGCGCGCGAACTGGTCGCCGCGACCATCGCCGCCGAACTGTGCGGCCAGCTCTATGCTGGCGGCGTTCGCCATTTCCACTTCTACACTCTCAACCGCGCGAACCTGTCCTATGCGATCTGTCGCCTGTTGGGGGTCCAGCCAGGACCGATCCCCGAATGA
- a CDS encoding protein-disulfide reductase DsbD family protein — protein sequence MIQRLLLSLALLLSALPASAQTSTHLTPRLEVEGGIVEDKVEAAIVFESEPGWHGYWKNPGDAGLPFTVEWDVPEGVTMGPIRFPTPMRYEAAGLTSYVYRGEHAFLTEIRVTGDAPMSFTVEGEATWLACTDKVCVPERGRFATVVGRGRPRAEPDADFARWRSALPRPLAGDAFYEPSRSMLGIAVPIPADLALGSPDLFIAQNRIIDTAVEPVFRREGDQLIAELALHPRADPAKLPETIEGVVKLGSGQGLEFTARPGDVPTGGSPLADTSAAAILAAMLGALVGGLILNLMPCVFPVLTMKALHLARSGTDETRARRDALGYTLGAVAGTAALGVMLLFLRAGGDAVGWAFQLQDPRTIFLLLLLAAAITLNLIGLFELPVVAGEVEARSSIGTGALAAFVATPCAGPFLGTALGTALILPPAAALGIFAMLGLGLALPFLAIGFVPALRNRLPRPGPWMDRLKRYLAIPMAATVAACLWLLWRLAGPIGLTSGMVALGLMIGLFGLLGRRLGLLRYAVGGSVLIAVLGLFALPSEPVQRTQAVAGATSWSPQRVAAASGAGRPVFVYFTADWCLTCKANEKIAIDRDDVREAFEAADVAVYVADWTDGNDSITRFLEKRGRAAVPVYLWYAPGATVPEELPQILTPGMLVERAEAAKEEAAT from the coding sequence GTGATCCAGCGCCTACTCCTCAGCCTCGCCCTGCTCCTTTCCGCGCTCCCCGCGAGCGCGCAGACGAGCACGCATCTCACCCCCCGGCTCGAGGTCGAGGGCGGGATCGTCGAGGACAAGGTCGAGGCGGCGATCGTCTTCGAATCCGAGCCCGGCTGGCACGGCTATTGGAAGAACCCCGGCGATGCTGGCCTGCCCTTCACGGTCGAATGGGACGTGCCCGAGGGCGTCACCATGGGGCCGATCCGTTTCCCCACTCCGATGCGCTACGAGGCGGCCGGGCTGACCAGCTACGTCTATCGCGGCGAACATGCCTTCCTCACCGAAATCCGCGTGACGGGCGATGCGCCGATGAGTTTCACCGTCGAGGGCGAGGCGACGTGGCTCGCCTGCACCGACAAGGTTTGCGTGCCCGAACGCGGGCGCTTTGCCACCGTCGTCGGTCGCGGCCGCCCGCGCGCCGAGCCCGACGCGGATTTCGCGCGTTGGCGCAGCGCCCTGCCGCGCCCGCTGGCGGGCGATGCCTTCTACGAGCCGAGCCGGTCCATGCTCGGCATCGCCGTGCCCATTCCCGCCGACCTCGCGCTCGGCAGCCCCGACCTGTTCATCGCGCAGAACCGGATCATCGACACGGCGGTCGAGCCCGTCTTCCGCCGCGAGGGCGACCAGCTGATCGCCGAACTCGCACTGCACCCGCGCGCCGACCCCGCCAAGCTGCCCGAGACCATCGAAGGGGTCGTCAAGCTCGGTAGCGGCCAGGGCCTCGAATTCACCGCGCGTCCCGGCGATGTGCCGACGGGCGGGTCGCCGCTCGCCGATACCAGTGCCGCCGCGATCCTCGCCGCCATGCTCGGTGCGCTGGTCGGCGGGCTCATCCTCAACCTCATGCCCTGCGTCTTTCCCGTGCTCACCATGAAGGCGCTGCACCTCGCGCGGAGCGGCACCGACGAGACGCGCGCGCGACGCGATGCGCTCGGCTATACGCTGGGCGCGGTCGCAGGCACTGCCGCGCTCGGCGTCATGCTCCTCTTCCTGCGCGCGGGCGGCGATGCGGTCGGCTGGGCCTTCCAGCTGCAGGATCCGCGCACCATCTTCCTCCTGCTGCTGCTCGCGGCGGCCATCACCTTGAACCTCATCGGCCTGTTCGAACTTCCCGTCGTGGCGGGCGAGGTCGAGGCGCGCAGCTCGATCGGCACCGGCGCGCTCGCCGCCTTCGTCGCCACCCCCTGCGCCGGCCCCTTCCTCGGCACCGCGCTCGGCACCGCGCTGATTTTGCCGCCCGCCGCTGCGCTCGGCATTTTCGCGATGCTCGGGCTGGGGCTCGCGCTGCCCTTCCTCGCCATCGGTTTCGTGCCCGCCTTGCGCAACCGCCTGCCGCGCCCGGGGCCGTGGATGGACCGGTTGAAGCGCTATCTCGCCATTCCGATGGCGGCCACGGTCGCGGCCTGCCTGTGGCTCCTGTGGCGGCTCGCAGGCCCCATCGGCCTGACCAGCGGCATGGTCGCGCTGGGGCTGATGATCGGTCTCTTCGGATTGCTCGGGCGACGCCTCGGCCTGCTGCGCTATGCCGTCGGCGGAAGCGTCCTCATCGCGGTCCTCGGCCTCTTCGCGCTACCCTCGGAGCCCGTCCAGCGCACGCAGGCGGTGGCCGGCGCCACCAGCTGGTCGCCCCAGCGCGTCGCGGCGGCGAGCGGCGCCGGGCGCCCGGTGTTCGTCTATTTCACCGCCGACTGGTGCCTCACCTGCAAGGCCAACGAAAAGATCGCCATCGACCGCGACGACGTGCGCGAGGCGTTCGAGGCCGCCGATGTCGCCGTCTATGTCGCCGACTGGACCGACGGCAATGACAGCATCACCCGCTTCCTCGAGAAACGCGGGCGCGCGGCAGTGCCGGTCTACCTTTGGTATGCGCCGGGCGCGACGGTGCCCGAGGAACTGCCGCAGATCCTCACCCCCGGCATGCTCGTCGAGCGCGCCGAAGCGGCCAAAGAGGAGGCCGCGACCTAG